The Acidobacteriota bacterium genome contains a region encoding:
- a CDS encoding bifunctional oligoribonuclease/PAP phosphatase NrnA, giving the protein MPATNLPDALLKLIRRGNRFLLTSHRNPDGDSIGSALGMARVLRRMGKSALIWMRDETPQIYRQLPGAERIVVGDEPPAGFPKAFSGVIVLECPSLERTGLEDHFGGLPLVNIDHHLGNQLYGKVSWVDPAAPSAGSMVYRLAKAMTVELDAQTATLLYLTLVTDTGGFRFANATEAAFEAAADLVHQGAQPSKVAHWLYENQPLGMVRLMGEMLKTLELHHDGRIATALLTPEAFEAAGAEPGDAEGLIDVPRSIAGVEAVGLLRRKDEKTLKVSLRSQGELDVEKIASAHGGGGHKNAAGCELEADFPEGRQQIVEALTALFTQAAEEASEEEPGGESTGQSESKEPSEGES; this is encoded by the coding sequence GGCTCGGCCCTGGGCATGGCCCGGGTCCTCCGCCGCATGGGGAAGAGCGCGCTCATCTGGATGCGCGACGAAACGCCCCAGATCTATCGCCAGCTGCCCGGTGCCGAGCGCATCGTGGTCGGCGACGAGCCGCCGGCAGGGTTCCCCAAGGCCTTTTCCGGCGTCATCGTCCTCGAATGCCCGAGCCTCGAGCGCACCGGGCTGGAAGACCATTTCGGCGGTCTGCCCCTGGTCAACATCGATCATCACCTGGGCAATCAGCTCTACGGCAAGGTCAGCTGGGTCGACCCGGCGGCACCGTCGGCGGGGTCCATGGTTTATCGCTTGGCCAAGGCCATGACCGTGGAGCTCGACGCCCAGACCGCTACCCTGCTCTACCTCACGCTGGTCACCGACACCGGGGGCTTCCGCTTCGCCAACGCTACCGAGGCAGCCTTCGAAGCCGCCGCAGACTTGGTGCACCAGGGCGCCCAGCCGTCCAAGGTGGCCCATTGGCTGTACGAAAACCAGCCTCTGGGCATGGTGCGGCTGATGGGCGAGATGCTCAAGACCCTGGAGCTGCATCACGACGGCCGCATCGCCACTGCTCTGCTCACCCCCGAGGCGTTCGAGGCCGCCGGCGCCGAGCCGGGGGATGCGGAAGGGCTCATCGACGTACCCCGGTCCATCGCCGGCGTCGAGGCGGTGGGTCTGTTGCGGCGCAAGGACGAGAAGACTCTCAAAGTTTCCCTGCGCAGCCAGGGAGAGCTGGACGTCGAGAAGATCGCCTCTGCCCACGGCGGCGGTGGCCACAAGAACGCCGCCGGCTGCGAGCTGGAAGCGGACTTCCCGGAAGGTCGACAGCAGATCGTCGAAGCCCTCACGGCTCTCTTCACCCAGGCTGCAGAAGAGGCTTCGGAAGAAGAACCTGGCGGGGAGAGCACCGGCCAGTCCGAGTCCAAGGAGCCATCCGAGGGCGAGAGCTAG